Proteins encoded within one genomic window of Thermoleophilaceae bacterium:
- a CDS encoding EAL domain-containing protein, whose amino-acid sequence MASVEQGTEVGERVSDSGIRPLIAASLEYDATLEQLAQAAVPGFADWCHVCVLEEDGSIRTVAIAHADPERERQAWDEVDRYPLDPDTDDGPARVIRTGEPQVVPHVAPDHFDGLAHDREHLAIIRALGIVSGMAMPLKARGRTLGAISFLTAESGRRYGQADVELAQKLTTRASALVDNARLYTQLRRSHEQLRIILDGVDDGIIVQDRESAFVFVNDAAAEACGFGSADELMRTPGPEIAARFEMEDEDGRPVPLDQVPGRRVLAGEPAAEMVMRWREHGAREQRWSHIKARAMHEDGELAYVITIFSDITEMRMAEQERSATKFRGIVESAPDALVGVDADGRIAVVNEKVEALFGYSRAELLGKPMHMLWPRRLPAVSPGPAGAPAGGAVEHTGLRRDGSEFPAEVTISPIETEDGPLFISIVRDVTERKRAEERIAHLAFHDALTGLPNRSMLEQHLELALTRARRGGQSVALLYVDLDEFKVVNDSLGHAAGDELLVQVARRLASLTRESDLLARQGGDEFLVLVADLDTGDHAGSAPSAVARVAERIHWALRDPFTVEGRECRLGASVGVSVFPHDAGDAAGMLRHADAALYNGKALGRGATVIYADDEADPMERLSLTTRLRRAVEGGEFVLHYQPVVDLRDGRIVGAEALVRWIDPERGMIPPLEFIPAAEALGLIERIGEWVFDEACRQVAEWRRQGEDVPVSINLSLRQVWQADLAEDLLTRVRDAGLDPGRFVLELTESTAMTDSVRGEQAMRALADAGFRLAIDDFGTGYSSLARLREMPVDILKIDRSFVADAHADASIVRTIVELARNLGLRPLAEGIETPEQWRALLEAGCVYGQGFLFARPVPAAELPTGAVALPH is encoded by the coding sequence ATGGCCTCGGTCGAGCAGGGGACAGAGGTCGGCGAGCGGGTATCGGACTCGGGGATCCGCCCCCTCATCGCCGCCTCACTCGAATACGACGCGACGCTCGAGCAGCTCGCGCAGGCCGCCGTGCCCGGGTTCGCCGACTGGTGCCACGTCTGCGTGCTCGAGGAGGACGGCAGCATCCGGACCGTCGCCATCGCCCACGCCGACCCCGAGCGCGAGCGACAGGCCTGGGACGAGGTGGACCGCTACCCCCTCGACCCCGACACCGACGACGGCCCGGCCCGCGTGATCCGGACCGGTGAGCCGCAGGTGGTCCCGCACGTCGCGCCGGACCACTTCGACGGCCTCGCGCACGACCGCGAGCACCTCGCGATCATCCGCGCGCTGGGGATCGTGTCCGGCATGGCGATGCCGCTCAAGGCGCGTGGCCGCACGCTCGGGGCGATCAGCTTCCTCACGGCCGAATCGGGCCGGCGCTACGGGCAGGCCGACGTGGAGCTCGCGCAGAAGCTCACGACCCGCGCGTCGGCTCTCGTGGACAACGCCCGCCTCTACACCCAGCTCCGGCGCTCGCACGAGCAGCTCCGGATCATCCTCGACGGGGTCGACGACGGCATCATCGTCCAGGACCGCGAGAGCGCCTTCGTGTTCGTGAACGACGCCGCCGCGGAGGCCTGCGGGTTCGGCAGCGCCGACGAGCTCATGCGCACGCCCGGCCCCGAGATCGCGGCCCGCTTCGAGATGGAGGACGAGGACGGCAGGCCGGTGCCGCTCGACCAGGTCCCCGGTCGCCGGGTGCTGGCCGGCGAGCCCGCGGCGGAGATGGTCATGCGCTGGCGCGAGCACGGGGCGCGCGAGCAGCGCTGGTCCCACATCAAGGCCCGCGCGATGCACGAGGACGGCGAGCTGGCCTACGTCATCACCATCTTCAGCGACATCACCGAGATGCGGATGGCCGAGCAGGAGCGCTCCGCCACCAAGTTCCGCGGCATCGTCGAGTCCGCGCCCGATGCGCTGGTTGGAGTGGACGCAGACGGCCGCATCGCCGTGGTCAACGAGAAGGTCGAGGCGCTGTTCGGCTACTCGCGGGCGGAGCTGCTCGGCAAGCCGATGCACATGCTCTGGCCGCGCCGCCTGCCGGCCGTCTCCCCTGGCCCGGCCGGTGCTCCGGCCGGCGGCGCAGTGGAGCACACGGGCCTGCGCCGCGATGGGAGCGAGTTCCCGGCCGAGGTCACGATCAGCCCGATCGAGACAGAGGACGGGCCGCTGTTCATCTCGATCGTCCGCGACGTCACCGAGCGCAAGCGCGCCGAGGAGCGGATCGCACATCTCGCCTTCCACGACGCCCTCACCGGCCTACCCAACCGCTCGATGCTGGAGCAGCACCTCGAGCTCGCCCTCACCCGCGCGCGCCGCGGCGGGCAGTCGGTGGCGCTGCTCTACGTCGACCTCGACGAGTTCAAGGTGGTCAACGACAGCCTCGGGCACGCCGCGGGCGACGAGCTGCTCGTCCAGGTCGCCCGCCGGCTGGCCTCCCTGACGCGCGAGAGCGACCTGCTGGCCCGCCAGGGCGGCGACGAGTTCCTCGTGCTGGTGGCCGACCTCGACACCGGCGACCACGCAGGCTCCGCGCCGAGCGCGGTGGCGCGGGTGGCCGAGCGGATCCACTGGGCGCTGCGCGACCCCTTCACCGTAGAGGGCCGCGAGTGCCGGCTGGGCGCCAGCGTGGGAGTGAGTGTCTTCCCCCACGACGCCGGTGACGCCGCGGGCATGCTGCGCCACGCCGACGCCGCTCTCTACAACGGCAAGGCGCTTGGGCGCGGGGCCACCGTGATCTACGCCGACGACGAAGCCGACCCGATGGAGCGCCTCTCCCTCACGACGCGGCTGCGGCGCGCTGTGGAGGGCGGCGAGTTCGTCCTGCACTACCAGCCGGTCGTGGACCTGCGCGACGGCCGGATCGTGGGCGCCGAGGCTCTGGTGCGCTGGATCGACCCCGAGCGCGGGATGATCCCGCCGCTCGAGTTCATCCCGGCGGCCGAGGCGCTCGGCCTGATCGAGCGCATCGGCGAATGGGTGTTCGACGAGGCCTGCCGGCAGGTGGCCGAGTGGCGCCGGCAGGGCGAGGACGTCCCGGTGAGCATCAACCTGTCGCTGCGCCAGGTCTGGCAGGCGGACCTCGCCGAGGACCTGCTCACGCGCGTGCGCGACGCGGGCCTCGACCCCGGCCGCTTCGTGCTCGAGCTGACCGAGTCCACCGCGATGACCGACTCCGTGCGCGGCGAGCAGGCCATGCGTGCGCTGGCCGACGCCGGCTTCAGGCTGGCCATCGACGACTTCGGCACCGGCTACTCGTCGCTCGCGCGCCTCAGGGAGATGCCCGTCGACATCCTCAAGATCGACCGCTCGTTCGTGGCCGACGCGCACGCGGACGCGAGCATCGTGCGCACGATCGTGGAGCTGGCGCGCAACCTCGGGCTGCGGCCGCTGGCCGAGGGCATCGAGACGCCGGAGCAGTGGCGCGCGCTGCTCGAGGCGGGCTGCGTCTACGGCCAGGGCTTCCTGTTCGCCCGGCCCGTGCCGGCGGCCGAGCTGCCCACCGGTGCGGTCGCTCTCCCCCACTAA
- a CDS encoding pyridoxamine 5'-phosphate oxidase family protein, giving the protein MADAPLDELPGWALELLRSARVGRLGMIDDRGGPRVLPVTFALAGGAVWSAVDHKPKRRPGAELARVRFLRSRPAASLCVDRYDDDWSQLAWVQALGQVAVVEDEPPGDALAALVEKYAPYGERAPDGPLLRLRVDRALCWRA; this is encoded by the coding sequence GTGGCGGACGCACCTCTCGATGAGCTCCCGGGCTGGGCGCTCGAGCTCCTGCGCTCGGCACGGGTGGGCCGGCTCGGCATGATCGACGACCGCGGGGGGCCGCGCGTGCTGCCCGTGACCTTCGCCCTTGCCGGCGGCGCGGTGTGGAGCGCGGTGGACCACAAGCCAAAGCGCCGGCCGGGCGCCGAGCTCGCCCGCGTGCGCTTTCTCCGCAGCCGCCCGGCCGCCTCGCTCTGCGTCGACCGCTACGACGACGACTGGTCGCAGCTCGCGTGGGTGCAGGCGCTCGGGCAGGTCGCGGTGGTGGAGGACGAGCCGCCCGGCGACGCGCTCGCGGCTCTCGTGGAGAAGTACGCGCCCTACGGGGAGCGCGCGCCGGACGGTCCTCTCCTGCGCCTCCGGGTGGACCGGGCTCTGTGCTGGCGGGCCTAA
- a CDS encoding VOC family protein — protein MTVTIDQIAIADAPEAWEALGFSVVDGELRLGAVRVRLAGGRGGRGILGWSLRGARTTKLDGLETELSERPPVEPGEHANGVTRIDHVVAISPDLDRTVAVLRAAGLDLRRIREEPTPAGAPRQAFFRLGAEILEVIQEPDPDDPARPARLWGLALVADDLEAAAGHLGERAGSLRDAVQDGRRILPLRRSAGLGVPVALMSPAGERERTP, from the coding sequence GTGACCGTCACGATCGACCAGATCGCGATCGCCGACGCGCCGGAGGCGTGGGAGGCGCTCGGCTTCTCCGTCGTCGACGGCGAGCTGCGGCTCGGCGCCGTGCGCGTGCGGCTTGCCGGGGGGCGCGGTGGGCGTGGCATCCTGGGCTGGTCGCTGCGCGGGGCGCGCACCACGAAGCTCGACGGGCTCGAGACCGAGCTGTCCGAGCGGCCGCCCGTCGAGCCCGGCGAGCACGCCAACGGGGTCACGCGCATAGACCACGTGGTGGCCATCTCCCCGGACCTGGACCGCACCGTGGCCGTGCTCCGCGCGGCCGGGCTCGATCTGCGCCGGATCCGCGAGGAGCCCACCCCGGCGGGCGCGCCCCGCCAGGCCTTCTTCCGGCTGGGGGCCGAGATCCTGGAGGTGATCCAGGAGCCCGACCCCGACGACCCGGCGCGTCCCGCGCGCCTCTGGGGGCTGGCGCTGGTCGCGGACGACCTCGAGGCGGCCGCCGGCCACCTCGGCGAGCGGGCGGGGTCGCTGCGCGACGCGGTCCAGGACGGCCGCAGGATCCTGCCGCTGCGCCGCTCGGCCGGGCTGGGCGTGCCGGTGGCGCTGATGTCGCCCGCCGGCGAGCGCGAAC